Proteins encoded within one genomic window of Micromonospora halotolerans:
- a CDS encoding DUF881 domain-containing protein encodes MSEEHRETGTGWPEPAEPERPAGPASEPDPRPDAPDPDELSPLAPAGPVEQEDVPPPAEEPGAVAEEPGAAEEPSPAEAKPVSRRLTSAGAMIAVLLALLGFTLVVQLKTTSTDPTLAATREEDLVRISSDLDSRERRLRQDIEALEDSQRQLRSGEQGRQAALEEATRRADELGILAGTLPAVGPGLSVRFDGPDGPDGAISAARILDAVQELRGAGAEAMQIAGSDGTAVRVIASTYFVDGPTGGLVVDGRRLNGPYTILVIGDPATLRTALNIPGGVVASVEEAGGNVTPEDSEAVEVSQLHAPIKLEHARPVS; translated from the coding sequence ATGAGCGAGGAACACAGGGAGACGGGCACGGGTTGGCCGGAGCCGGCGGAGCCGGAGCGGCCGGCGGGTCCGGCCAGTGAGCCGGATCCGCGTCCGGACGCGCCCGATCCGGACGAGTTGAGCCCGTTGGCGCCGGCCGGGCCGGTCGAGCAGGAGGACGTGCCGCCGCCGGCCGAGGAGCCGGGGGCGGTAGCGGAGGAGCCGGGGGCGGCGGAGGAGCCGTCGCCGGCCGAGGCGAAGCCGGTGTCGCGGCGGTTGACGTCGGCGGGCGCGATGATCGCGGTGTTGCTGGCGTTGCTGGGGTTCACCCTGGTGGTGCAGTTGAAGACGACGTCGACGGATCCGACTCTCGCGGCGACGCGGGAGGAGGACCTGGTCCGGATCTCGTCGGACCTGGATTCGCGGGAGCGGCGGCTTCGGCAGGACATCGAGGCGCTGGAGGACAGCCAGCGGCAGTTGCGTTCGGGTGAGCAGGGTCGGCAGGCGGCGCTGGAGGAGGCGACGCGGCGGGCGGACGAGCTGGGCATCCTGGCGGGCACGCTGCCGGCGGTGGGGCCGGGCCTGTCGGTGCGGTTCGACGGTCCGGACGGGCCGGACGGGGCGATCTCGGCGGCGCGGATCCTGGACGCGGTGCAGGAGTTGCGGGGCGCGGGCGCGGAGGCGATGCAGATCGCGGGCTCGGACGGGACGGCGGTGCGGGTGATCGCGTCGACGTATTTCGTGGACGGGCCCACCGGTGGCCTGGTGGTGGACGGGCGGCGGTTGAACGGCCCGTACACGATCTTGGTGATCGGTGATCCGGCGACGCTGCGTACGGCGTTGAACATTCCCGGCGGGGTGGTCGCATCGGTGGAGGAGGCCGGCGGTAACGTGACGCCGGAGGACAGTGAGGCTGTGGAGGTTTCGCAGCTGCACGCGCCGATCAAGCTGGAACACGCCCGGCCGGTTTCCTGA
- the gcvH gene encoding glycine cleavage system protein GcvH — MIPEDLRYTAEHEWVAGGGGGAVRIGITHFAQDALGDIVFVQLPDEGAVVAAGESLGEIESTKSVSEIYAPLSGTVAARNEALADTPEVINTDPYGAGWLVEITPDDPAAVEGLLTAGAYRELTES; from the coding sequence GTGATTCCTGAGGATCTGCGGTACACCGCCGAGCACGAGTGGGTGGCCGGTGGGGGCGGCGGTGCCGTCCGGATCGGTATCACGCACTTCGCGCAGGACGCCCTGGGTGACATCGTGTTCGTCCAGTTGCCGGACGAGGGCGCGGTGGTGGCGGCGGGTGAGTCGCTGGGCGAGATCGAGTCGACGAAGAGCGTGTCGGAGATCTACGCGCCGTTGAGCGGCACGGTGGCGGCGCGCAACGAGGCGTTGGCCGACACCCCTGAGGTGATCAACACGGATCCGTACGGTGCGGGGTGGTTGGTGGAGATCACCCCGGATGATCCGGCGGCGGTTGAGGGTTTGTTGACCGCTGGTGCGTACCGCGAGCTCACCGAGAGCTGA
- a CDS encoding SAM-dependent methyltransferase yields the protein MAEPDQPSTARMIDYWLGGEHHYPVDVAAAGAFESAYGPCAEIFRSLRAFLGRAVRSIADAGVDSFLVFGAGVPTRGNVHEVAPDATVLYTDVDPVTIRLGQRLLADSDRAGYGYGDATDIGTVDPAQLHRFVPGWGRQPVGVVFLGLAAFLDDDTLARTLDELYEAVAPGSFLAIDFDSEELAAYPEALAMMGPAFRMRAPARFAPLLGRWQPTADGIVPVARWRPAGAPEPVPDAFHGALATRPAG from the coding sequence ATGGCCGAGCCCGACCAGCCGAGCACCGCCCGCATGATCGACTACTGGCTCGGCGGCGAGCACCACTACCCGGTCGACGTGGCCGCGGCGGGCGCCTTCGAGAGCGCGTACGGGCCGTGCGCGGAGATCTTCCGTTCGCTGCGCGCCTTCCTCGGCCGGGCGGTCCGGTCGATCGCCGACGCCGGGGTGGACAGCTTCCTGGTCTTCGGGGCGGGCGTGCCCACTCGGGGCAACGTGCACGAGGTGGCCCCGGACGCCACCGTGCTCTACACCGACGTCGACCCGGTGACGATCCGGCTGGGCCAGCGCCTGCTGGCCGACAGCGACCGGGCCGGCTACGGCTACGGCGACGCCACCGACATCGGCACGGTCGACCCGGCCCAGCTGCACCGGTTCGTGCCAGGGTGGGGGAGGCAACCGGTCGGGGTGGTCTTCCTCGGGCTGGCCGCGTTCCTCGACGACGACACCCTCGCCCGCACCCTCGACGAGCTGTACGAGGCGGTCGCGCCGGGCAGCTTCCTCGCGATCGACTTCGACAGCGAGGAACTCGCCGCGTACCCGGAGGCGCTGGCCATGATGGGTCCGGCGTTCCGGATGCGGGCGCCCGCGCGGTTCGCGCCGCTGCTCGGCCGCTGGCAGCCGACGGCGGACGGCATCGTGCCGGTGGCGCGGTGGCGGCCGGCCGGCGCCCCGGAGCCGGTGCCGGACGCCTTCCACGGCGCGCTGGCCACCAGGCCGGCCGGCTGA
- a CDS encoding MarR family transcriptional regulator, with amino-acid sequence MERPPNLAAAIDAAAEALIGVLDSATSRHTVSVSPTQLRVLSLIMAHPRTNVNRLAELLDVVPSSASRLCDRLEAVGLLRRVADPRDRREVRLIPTPAAETLLRELAERRHQAVQAVLDRMPHRVQHELLLALVAFGQAASMNAPQAAAADSTARTA; translated from the coding sequence GTGGAGCGACCTCCGAATCTTGCCGCGGCCATCGATGCGGCGGCCGAGGCGCTCATCGGTGTGCTCGACTCCGCCACCTCGCGGCACACCGTCAGCGTCTCGCCGACCCAGCTGCGGGTGCTGTCGCTGATCATGGCGCACCCGCGCACCAACGTGAACCGGCTGGCCGAGCTGCTCGACGTGGTGCCCTCGTCGGCGAGCCGGCTGTGCGACCGGCTGGAGGCCGTCGGCCTGCTGCGCCGGGTGGCCGACCCGCGCGACCGGCGTGAGGTGCGGCTGATCCCGACGCCCGCGGCGGAGACCCTGCTCCGCGAGCTCGCGGAGCGGCGGCACCAGGCCGTCCAGGCGGTGCTGGACCGGATGCCCCACCGGGTGCAGCACGAGCTGCTGCTGGCGCTTGTCGCGTTCGGCCAGGCGGCGTCGATGAACGCTCCCCAGGCTGCCGCCGCCGACTCCACCGCCCGCACGGCCTGA
- a CDS encoding group I truncated hemoglobin, protein MTVTEETTPISHYERIGGAAAVKAAVELFYDKVLADPDLAGYFTDVNMPEQRRHLALMLAVVLGGPNEYAGRGLAEAHQPLNIPVAHYVKVGEHLIATLVELGVPADVIADVHVVLGQVQGQVVSSGNA, encoded by the coding sequence ATGACGGTGACCGAAGAGACCACCCCGATCTCCCACTACGAGCGCATCGGCGGCGCGGCCGCGGTGAAGGCCGCGGTGGAGCTGTTCTACGACAAGGTGCTGGCCGACCCGGACCTGGCCGGCTACTTCACCGACGTGAACATGCCCGAGCAGCGGCGGCACCTGGCGTTGATGCTCGCCGTGGTGCTCGGCGGCCCGAACGAGTACGCGGGTCGGGGCCTGGCCGAGGCGCACCAGCCGCTGAACATCCCGGTGGCGCACTACGTGAAGGTCGGCGAGCACCTGATCGCGACGCTGGTCGAGCTGGGGGTGCCGGCCGACGTGATCGCCGACGTGCACGTCGTGCTCGGTCAGGTCCAGGGCCAGGTCGTGTCGTCGGGGAACGCCTGA
- a CDS encoding PP2C family protein-serine/threonine phosphatase — MPDASGAVSRALRAAPPDQLAEAADAALRRVFGASRTEVFVADYRFTGLWPVLDPELPEGGFLACQGVAQRCFSSQEPVLDTGEDGRCRAYLPLSAWGERLGVLMVELPAAPDAATVAAVRDAAGELAVALRAADRETDRYRRARRRERLTMAAEMQWDLLPGRSVTHGDFVLAGQLEPAYTVGGDHFDWSVDGDRLTVTVLNGAGSGLAASLLTAVTVNAMRNARRSGGSLVEQAELASDTIFHQHRGSRHVATLLLELDNRRGVVRAVDAGSPQVLRLRGGTVTPITLDQQLPLGMFAETRYDVQEFTVEPGDRLFVVSDGVYAAEPAGREPYGDRAMARAMRSTRLQPATEAVGTVMRELHAYHVEADLRDDAVVVCLDWRGSRPPDGDVGGR; from the coding sequence ATGCCGGACGCGTCCGGAGCGGTGTCGCGCGCACTGCGCGCCGCGCCCCCCGACCAGTTGGCAGAGGCCGCGGACGCGGCGCTCCGCCGGGTGTTCGGCGCGTCGCGGACCGAGGTGTTCGTGGCCGACTACCGGTTCACCGGGCTCTGGCCGGTGCTGGACCCGGAGCTGCCCGAGGGCGGCTTCCTCGCCTGCCAGGGCGTCGCACAGCGCTGCTTCAGCAGCCAGGAACCGGTGCTGGACACCGGCGAGGACGGCCGGTGCCGGGCCTACCTGCCGCTGTCGGCGTGGGGGGAGCGGCTCGGTGTGCTGATGGTCGAGCTGCCGGCCGCACCGGACGCCGCGACGGTGGCGGCGGTCCGGGACGCCGCGGGCGAGCTGGCGGTGGCGCTGCGGGCGGCCGACCGGGAGACCGACCGCTACCGCCGCGCGCGCCGCCGGGAACGGCTCACCATGGCCGCCGAGATGCAGTGGGACCTGCTTCCCGGGCGCAGCGTCACGCACGGCGACTTCGTGCTGGCCGGGCAGCTCGAACCGGCGTACACGGTGGGCGGTGACCACTTCGACTGGTCGGTCGACGGCGACCGGCTCACCGTCACGGTGCTCAACGGCGCCGGCAGCGGGCTGGCCGCCTCGCTGCTCACCGCGGTGACGGTCAACGCGATGCGCAACGCGCGACGCTCCGGCGGCAGCCTGGTGGAGCAGGCCGAGCTGGCCTCGGACACCATTTTCCACCAGCACCGGGGGAGCCGGCACGTGGCTACGCTGCTGCTGGAGCTGGACAACCGGCGGGGCGTGGTGCGGGCCGTGGACGCGGGCTCGCCGCAGGTGCTGCGGCTGCGCGGCGGCACGGTCACGCCGATCACGCTGGATCAGCAACTGCCGCTGGGCATGTTCGCCGAGACCCGCTACGACGTGCAGGAGTTCACCGTGGAGCCGGGGGACCGGCTCTTCGTGGTCAGTGACGGGGTGTACGCGGCCGAGCCGGCCGGCCGGGAGCCGTACGGGGACCGGGCCATGGCCCGCGCGATGCGGTCCACTCGGTTGCAGCCGGCGACCGAGGCAGTTGGTACGGTGATGCGCGAACTGCACGCGTACCACGTCGAGGCGGATCTTCGCGACGACGCGGTCGTCGTCTGCCTGGACTGGCGCGGTTCCCGCCCGCCGGACGGCGACGTCGGCGGGCGGTGA
- a CDS encoding bifunctional nuclease family protein: protein MRELSVVGVRVELPSNQPIVLLREVEGDRYLPIWIGAVEATAIAYEQQGVKPARPLTHDLLRDVLAALKAPLHAVEITELKENVFYADLLIGDGVRVSARPSDSIALALRVGAPIRCAEQVLSEAGIVIPDEQEDEVEKFREFLEQVRPEDFAG from the coding sequence GTGCGCGAGCTGAGCGTGGTCGGAGTTCGGGTGGAGCTGCCCAGCAACCAGCCGATCGTCCTGCTGCGGGAGGTCGAGGGGGACCGCTATCTGCCGATCTGGATCGGCGCGGTCGAGGCGACGGCGATCGCCTACGAGCAGCAGGGTGTCAAGCCGGCGCGGCCGTTGACGCATGATCTGCTGCGGGACGTGCTGGCGGCGTTGAAGGCGCCGTTGCACGCGGTGGAGATCACCGAGTTGAAGGAGAACGTCTTCTACGCCGATCTGTTGATCGGTGACGGCGTTCGGGTGTCGGCGCGGCCGAGCGATTCCATCGCGTTGGCGTTGCGGGTCGGTGCGCCGATTCGTTGTGCCGAGCAGGTCCTCTCCGAGGCGGGGATCGTGATCCCGGACGAGCAGGAGGACGAGGTGGAGAAGTTCCGCGAGTTCCTGGAGCAGGTGCGTCCGGAGGATTTCGCGGGCTGA
- a CDS encoding small basic family protein has product MIAVLALLAGVVLGVYLDPTVPAALQPYLPIAVVAALDAVFGGVRAKLDRIFDDKQFVVSFISNVLVAGLIVYLGDQLGVGGQLSTGVVVVLGVRIFGNVAAIRRHLFRA; this is encoded by the coding sequence ATGATCGCGGTGCTGGCGTTGCTCGCCGGTGTGGTGCTCGGGGTGTATCTCGATCCCACGGTGCCCGCGGCGTTGCAGCCGTACCTGCCGATCGCCGTGGTGGCGGCGCTCGACGCGGTGTTCGGTGGGGTGCGGGCGAAGCTGGACCGGATCTTCGACGACAAGCAGTTCGTGGTGTCGTTCATCTCGAACGTGCTGGTGGCGGGCCTGATCGTCTACCTGGGTGACCAGTTGGGGGTGGGCGGTCAGTTGTCCACGGGTGTGGTGGTCGTGCTCGGGGTGCGCATCTTCGGAAACGTGGCGGCGATCCGCCGGCACCTGTTCCGGGCGTAG
- a CDS encoding universal stress protein, producing the protein MNSANGAAVVVGVDGSEPARTAVRLAAQEAARRQRPLRVVHGFIWPLLRVPVSAPAEGPPGGGLRHQAEELVAEAVAEAESAAPGLRVSGEIIDGEAAAVLLGESPTAAMIVLGDRGLGGFAALVLGSVAIQVASYADCPVLVARGTARPAGPVVVGVDGSTLSRAAVDFAAEEAVIRGTRLHTVHAYTHPASAGPGDMQPLVYEESDLRDEEDRVLAESLGGLTERRPEVPVTRAVVHARPVAALVEASREAQLLVVGRRGRGELTGLLLGSVSQGVLHRADCPVAVVRAPG; encoded by the coding sequence GTGAACTCGGCGAACGGCGCGGCGGTGGTGGTCGGGGTCGACGGCTCGGAGCCGGCGCGCACCGCCGTGCGCCTGGCGGCCCAGGAGGCGGCCCGGCGGCAGCGCCCGCTGCGGGTGGTGCACGGATTCATCTGGCCGCTGCTGCGCGTACCCGTGTCGGCGCCGGCCGAGGGACCACCCGGCGGCGGCCTGCGGCACCAGGCCGAGGAGCTGGTCGCCGAGGCGGTCGCCGAGGCCGAGTCGGCCGCGCCCGGGCTGCGGGTCTCCGGCGAGATCATCGACGGGGAGGCCGCCGCCGTGCTGCTCGGCGAGTCCCCGACCGCCGCGATGATCGTGCTGGGCGACCGCGGTCTCGGCGGATTCGCCGCCCTGGTCCTCGGCTCGGTCGCGATCCAGGTCGCCTCGTACGCCGACTGCCCGGTGCTGGTCGCCCGCGGCACGGCCCGCCCGGCCGGTCCGGTGGTGGTCGGGGTCGACGGCTCCACCCTGTCCCGCGCGGCCGTGGACTTCGCCGCCGAGGAGGCCGTGATCCGTGGCACCCGGCTGCACACCGTGCACGCCTACACCCACCCGGCGTCCGCTGGCCCCGGCGACATGCAACCCCTGGTGTACGAGGAGAGCGACCTGCGCGACGAGGAGGACCGGGTGCTGGCCGAGTCGCTCGGCGGGCTCACCGAGCGCCGGCCGGAGGTGCCGGTCACCCGGGCCGTGGTGCACGCCCGGCCGGTCGCCGCGCTCGTCGAGGCGTCCCGGGAGGCCCAGCTCCTGGTGGTGGGCCGGCGCGGCCGGGGCGAGCTGACCGGGCTGCTGCTCGGCTCGGTGAGCCAGGGGGTGCTGCACCGCGCCGACTGCCCGGTGGCCGTGGTCCGCGCACCCGGCTGA
- a CDS encoding MerR family transcriptional regulator, translated as MHEPRDPGPTTEQQPDPVVDGDVGYRGVTACHAVGISYRQLDYWARTGLVVPSVRDASGSGTSRLYSFRDLVVLKVVKRLLDAGVSLQNIRKAIDALRSRGVEDLAGITLISDGTTVYECRSPEEVVDLLQGGQGVFGIAIGGAFKEIQGSLSHLPAEPVGGQPEPAAPPVEAESESVGDELAARRARRRAG; from the coding sequence ATGCACGAGCCGCGAGATCCTGGTCCGACGACGGAGCAGCAGCCCGACCCGGTCGTTGACGGTGACGTGGGCTACCGGGGTGTGACCGCGTGTCACGCGGTGGGCATCAGTTACCGGCAGTTGGACTACTGGGCCCGGACGGGTCTGGTGGTGCCGAGCGTGCGGGACGCGTCGGGTTCGGGAACGTCCCGGTTGTACTCCTTCCGCGACCTGGTGGTGTTGAAGGTCGTGAAGCGGTTGTTGGACGCCGGGGTGTCGTTGCAGAACATCCGGAAGGCCATCGACGCGTTGCGGTCGCGTGGCGTGGAGGACCTGGCGGGCATCACGTTGATCTCGGACGGGACGACGGTGTACGAGTGCCGGTCGCCCGAGGAGGTCGTGGACCTGTTGCAGGGCGGCCAGGGTGTGTTCGGCATCGCGATCGGTGGCGCGTTCAAGGAGATCCAGGGTTCGTTGTCGCATCTGCCGGCGGAGCCGGTGGGTGGGCAGCCGGAGCCGGCCGCGCCGCCGGTGGAGGCGGAGTCGGAGTCGGTGGGTGACGAGTTGGCGGCGCGGCGTGCGCGTCGTCGGGCGGGCTGA
- the ftsR gene encoding transcriptional regulator FtsR codes for MSGPAASTSPGAANDPPRSSATPLMSIGEVLAQLRVEFPDVTISKLRFLEAEGLVEPQRTPAGYRKFSWDDVARLRFVLTAQRDQYLPLRVIRDQLAEWDSSGAGPGRQRPNLVAVGPGGEVPGREVAESAESSEVRLGRAELISRSGVDESTLAELERLGVLVSDPPGWYDADALIIARAVAGLAAYGLEPRHLRAYRTAADREVGLFAQLVAPLARQSDPAARARAAETARELVALSQQLHAALVRVGLRSTLGR; via the coding sequence GTGAGCGGGCCTGCGGCTTCGACGTCGCCCGGGGCGGCGAACGATCCGCCGCGCTCGTCCGCGACGCCGCTGATGAGCATCGGCGAGGTGTTGGCGCAGTTGCGGGTGGAGTTTCCGGACGTCACGATCTCGAAGTTGCGGTTCCTGGAGGCCGAGGGCCTGGTGGAGCCGCAGCGGACGCCGGCGGGGTACCGGAAGTTCAGCTGGGACGATGTGGCGCGGTTGCGGTTCGTGCTGACCGCGCAGCGGGATCAGTACCTGCCGTTGCGGGTGATCCGGGACCAGTTGGCGGAGTGGGACTCGTCGGGTGCGGGGCCGGGGCGGCAGCGGCCGAATCTGGTGGCGGTGGGTCCCGGTGGTGAGGTGCCGGGCCGGGAGGTGGCGGAGTCCGCCGAGTCGTCGGAGGTGCGGCTGGGTCGGGCGGAGCTGATTTCCCGCAGCGGCGTCGACGAGTCGACGTTGGCCGAGTTGGAGCGGCTCGGTGTGCTGGTGTCGGATCCGCCGGGCTGGTACGACGCGGACGCGTTGATCATCGCGCGGGCGGTGGCGGGTCTGGCGGCGTACGGGTTGGAGCCGCGGCACCTGCGGGCGTACCGGACGGCGGCGGATCGGGAGGTCGGCCTGTTCGCGCAGTTGGTGGCGCCGTTGGCGCGGCAGTCGGATCCGGCGGCACGGGCGCGGGCGGCGGAGACGGCGCGGGAGTTGGTGGCGTTGTCGCAGCAGCTGCACGCGGCGTTGGTGCGGGTGGGGCTGCGGTCGACGTTGGGTCGGTGA
- a CDS encoding DUF881 domain-containing protein has product MTAVPPQDKGRDPSARVYAPDFLTDLFRNPLDPGYADAAARRAVAPPSRLRRVLARPVTVVVLLVIGLLFAVAYRETMAEEPGRAKARAGLIAEIKQREAETDRLTARADQLREEVSRQRDAALSGSQASRLRTLEAGTGLGRVRGDGVVVRLADAPRDKDAVTGAEAGPSQVLYSDLQKVANALWAAGAEAVAVNGQRLTATSTIRQAGEAILVDYRPVTSPYEVTAIGPGSMRERFEDSRAADLMRDVERTTGLSFRVRDADDLTLPAAPQPRLRYAEPSVSPSPSGSGVAGSTSPGPSGSGSSPRPSGGGR; this is encoded by the coding sequence GTGACCGCGGTGCCGCCCCAGGACAAGGGCCGCGACCCGTCGGCGCGGGTGTACGCCCCGGACTTCCTTACCGACCTGTTCCGCAACCCGCTCGATCCGGGTTACGCCGACGCGGCGGCCCGGCGGGCGGTGGCGCCGCCGTCGCGGCTGCGGCGGGTGCTCGCCCGGCCGGTGACCGTGGTGGTGCTGCTGGTGATCGGGTTGCTGTTCGCGGTGGCCTACCGGGAGACGATGGCCGAGGAGCCGGGTCGGGCGAAGGCGCGGGCCGGGTTGATCGCCGAGATCAAGCAGCGTGAGGCGGAGACGGACCGGTTGACCGCGCGGGCGGACCAGCTGCGCGAGGAGGTGAGCCGGCAGCGGGACGCGGCGTTGAGTGGTTCGCAGGCGTCGCGGCTGCGCACCCTGGAGGCGGGCACCGGTCTGGGTCGGGTCCGCGGTGACGGTGTGGTGGTGCGCCTGGCGGACGCGCCGAGGGACAAGGACGCGGTGACCGGGGCGGAGGCGGGGCCGTCGCAGGTGCTCTACTCCGACCTGCAGAAGGTGGCGAACGCGCTGTGGGCGGCGGGCGCGGAGGCGGTGGCGGTGAACGGCCAGCGGTTGACGGCCACGTCGACGATCCGTCAGGCGGGTGAGGCGATCCTGGTGGACTACCGGCCGGTGACGAGCCCGTACGAGGTGACGGCGATCGGGCCGGGGTCGATGCGGGAGCGGTTCGAGGACAGCCGGGCGGCGGACCTGATGCGTGACGTGGAGCGGACGACGGGCCTGTCGTTCCGGGTCAGGGACGCGGACGACCTCACCCTGCCGGCCGCTCCGCAGCCGCGGCTACGCTACGCCGAGCCTTCGGTGAGTCCGAGCCCGTCGGGTTCGGGTGTCGCCGGTTCGACCAGTCCCGGGCCGTCCGGCTCGGGTTCCTCTCCTCGCCCCTCCGGAGGTGGCCGATGA
- the odhI gene encoding oxoglutarate dehydrogenase inhibitor Odhl — protein MTRPDDEFPPLDVTSTLNLGSLDEVLEGPDTDVVPSRMSGSLPPGMALLVVRRGPNAGARFLLDHDVTTSGRHPDSDIFLDDVTVSRRHAEFHRDGGTFTVRDVGSLNGTYVNRERVEAATLSNGDEVQIGKFRVVFIAGPRPEEEAGRG, from the coding sequence ATGACGCGCCCAGACGACGAGTTCCCCCCGCTCGACGTCACTTCGACGCTCAATCTCGGTTCGCTCGACGAAGTGCTGGAGGGCCCGGACACCGATGTGGTGCCGAGCCGCATGTCCGGTTCGTTGCCGCCCGGGATGGCGTTGCTGGTGGTTCGCCGGGGCCCGAACGCGGGCGCCCGGTTCCTGTTGGACCACGATGTGACGACGAGTGGCCGGCACCCGGACAGTGACATCTTCCTCGACGACGTGACGGTGTCGCGGCGGCACGCGGAGTTCCACCGGGACGGTGGCACGTTCACCGTGCGGGACGTGGGCAGCCTGAACGGCACGTACGTGAACCGGGAGCGGGTCGAGGCGGCGACGCTGAGCAACGGCGACGAGGTGCAGATCGGCAAGTTCCGGGTGGTGTTCATCGCCGGTCCGCGTCCGGAGGAGGAGGCCGGCCGGGGGTGA
- a CDS encoding phosphatidylethanolamine-binding protein yields the protein MPGPRPGSNAYDKERARLRDVIEQSGRAADQEANQVANRILQDDRGQRGVVRGERTFGPKGEREPGDPK from the coding sequence ATGCCAGGACCACGGCCGGGCAGCAACGCGTACGACAAGGAACGGGCGCGGCTGCGCGATGTGATCGAGCAGTCCGGGCGCGCCGCCGACCAGGAGGCGAACCAGGTCGCGAACCGGATCCTCCAGGACGACCGCGGCCAGCGGGGCGTGGTGCGGGGCGAACGGACGTTCGGGCCCAAGGGCGAACGCGAACCGGGCGACCCGAAGTGA
- a CDS encoding CDP-alcohol phosphatidyltransferase family protein — MSRRPAPSEHPATGGAAEVVGDRVLTVPNLISFVRLVGVPLFLYLFLVVRADVAAIVVLAIGGTSDWVDGWIARRLQQVSRLGELLDPLADRLYILATLLAFTAREVVPWQFTGVLLARELLLLGSLAVLRRYGYGPPPVHYVGKTATFLLLAAFPILLLASAADSVAAAAGAIGWGLAWWGLVLYWVAGAMYVVQANRLVRAMRARRAGASA; from the coding sequence GTGTCGCGTCGGCCGGCTCCATCGGAGCACCCGGCTACCGGCGGTGCGGCGGAGGTCGTGGGCGACCGTGTCCTCACCGTGCCGAACCTGATCAGCTTCGTCCGGCTCGTCGGTGTGCCGCTCTTCCTCTACCTGTTCCTGGTGGTCAGGGCCGACGTGGCCGCCATCGTGGTGCTGGCCATCGGCGGCACCAGCGACTGGGTGGACGGCTGGATCGCCCGCCGCCTCCAGCAGGTCAGCCGGTTGGGCGAGCTGCTCGACCCGCTCGCCGACCGCCTCTACATCCTGGCCACGCTGCTGGCGTTCACCGCCCGCGAGGTGGTGCCGTGGCAGTTCACCGGGGTGCTGCTGGCCCGCGAGCTGCTGCTGCTCGGCTCACTGGCGGTGCTGCGCCGCTACGGCTACGGCCCGCCGCCGGTGCACTACGTCGGCAAGACGGCCACGTTCCTGCTGCTGGCCGCGTTCCCGATCCTGCTGCTGGCGTCCGCCGCCGACAGCGTCGCCGCCGCGGCGGGGGCGATCGGCTGGGGGCTGGCCTGGTGGGGCCTGGTGCTCTACTGGGTGGCCGGCGCGATGTACGTGGTGCAGGCCAACCGCCTAGTCCGGGCGATGCGCGCGCGGCGCGCGGGAGCGTCGGCGTGA